In a single window of the Oecophyllibacter saccharovorans genome:
- a CDS encoding 2-hydroxyacid dehydrogenase, with protein MPTTPITPMPAEQTSTGPNTGIGLLVLETFPEDVMARLRKSFDVHSFTTLEAVQPYADSIRAIATGGGPGVPPALMAMLPNLQIIAVNGVGTDAIDLGEAEARGIRVTTTAGLPTSDVADLAMALTLDVKRNILPNDRFMREGRWREGPPPLSSSLTGCRMGIAGFGQIGQAIGRRAQACEMEVGYFSRRPVQENGKPSPLPYFPDILSLASWADVLMLVVPGGPATRGMVNAEVLKALGPNGYLVNVARGSVVDEPALIEALRHKTIRAAGLDVFWNEPDINPAFFTLENTVLQPHQGSATVQTRQKMGDNVIENLLNFFAGKPLLTPLV; from the coding sequence ATGCCCACCACGCCAATCACCCCGATGCCTGCTGAGCAGACCTCCACCGGCCCCAATACCGGTATCGGTCTTCTGGTTCTCGAGACCTTCCCGGAAGATGTCATGGCCCGCCTACGGAAGAGCTTTGACGTGCACAGCTTCACCACTCTCGAAGCCGTCCAGCCTTATGCCGATAGCATCCGTGCCATTGCGACTGGTGGTGGGCCAGGCGTACCCCCCGCTCTCATGGCCATGCTGCCCAATCTGCAGATCATCGCCGTCAATGGCGTGGGAACGGACGCCATTGATCTGGGCGAGGCTGAAGCCCGCGGCATCCGCGTCACTACCACGGCCGGACTGCCCACCAGTGATGTCGCCGACCTGGCCATGGCCCTGACGCTCGATGTCAAGCGTAACATTCTGCCCAATGACCGCTTCATGCGCGAAGGCAGATGGCGTGAGGGGCCGCCGCCTCTGAGCAGCAGCCTGACCGGTTGCCGTATGGGCATTGCTGGGTTCGGGCAGATCGGCCAGGCCATCGGTCGCCGCGCTCAGGCCTGCGAGATGGAAGTGGGCTATTTCAGCCGCCGACCGGTCCAGGAAAACGGCAAGCCTTCTCCCCTTCCCTATTTCCCGGATATTCTGTCGCTGGCCAGCTGGGCGGATGTGCTCATGCTGGTCGTGCCGGGCGGCCCTGCCACCCGCGGCATGGTGAACGCGGAAGTTCTCAAAGCCCTCGGGCCGAACGGATATCTCGTCAATGTCGCCCGTGGCAGCGTGGTGGATGAGCCGGCCCTGATCGAGGCCCTGCGACACAAGACCATCCGCGCCGCAGGGCTCGACGTGTTCTGGAACGAGCCAGATATCAATCCGGCTTTCTTTACCCTAGAGAACACGGTCCTGCAGCCGCATCAGGGTTCGGCGACCGTTCAGACACGTCAGAAGATGGGCGACAATGTCATTGAGAACCTGCTTAATTTCTTTGCAGGTAAACCGCTCCTGACCCCGCTTGTCTGA